The following proteins are encoded in a genomic region of Gimesia algae:
- a CDS encoding flotillin family protein yields MSISAFQFPAAFLLGVDFLSESVIVAGLLIGVIVVGFFIAVSRFYRKVGPEEALVRTGVGNLKVANGEGIFVIPILHRADQMDLSVKRIEIARKGEVGLICRDNIRADIEVAFFVRVNNTASDIRNVAQSLGCKRASSRDALIELFDAKFSEALKTVGKHFDFVELYNERDKFKEEILKIIGTDLNGYVLDDCAIDYLEQTPLEKLSPTNILDAEGIKKITDLTAREHVLSNHITREKEKTIKKQDVEAQETILELERQRVEAVEKQTREIASLTAREHAEARRVEHEERLKAETARIRTDEELAIAEENKLRQVIVAEKSKQRTEAVEKERVEKDRLLEVTERSRVVGLAEIDKDKAIEVEKRNIQEVIRERVIVERAVVEEEERIKDTHEFATADRLKQVTVTKAEMEAQENLVKEVKAAEAKKSSAELLAEKIVIEAEADKTATEKKSDAIKVMAEAKTADGAAIGLADAQVMIAKATATEKTGQAEANVMIAKAEATEKTGTAEANVMQLKYSSEATGIVDKAKAMKLFDGVGRDHEEFKIRLNKDKEIELAAIAAQQEIAEAQAGIVGEALKSARIDIVGGETTFFDKIVDSIKSGKSIDRFVHNSETLTDIKNTFFNGNPDYFEDQLQTFISRFGMSFEDVKNLSIAALISQMLVQAEGEEDRSTLNRLLATVKNLGIADKKVSSFLKAKVEK; encoded by the coding sequence ATGTCCATTTCGGCGTTTCAATTTCCCGCAGCATTTCTGTTGGGAGTCGACTTTCTCAGTGAGTCAGTGATTGTCGCGGGGCTCCTCATTGGAGTAATCGTAGTCGGGTTTTTTATTGCAGTTTCCCGCTTTTACCGCAAAGTAGGCCCGGAAGAAGCTCTGGTCCGCACGGGTGTGGGTAATTTAAAGGTGGCCAACGGAGAAGGGATCTTTGTGATCCCGATTCTGCATCGAGCTGATCAGATGGATCTGTCGGTCAAACGAATTGAAATTGCTCGAAAAGGGGAAGTTGGCTTAATCTGCCGCGACAATATCCGCGCGGATATCGAAGTGGCATTCTTTGTTCGCGTCAATAATACAGCAAGCGATATTCGCAATGTGGCCCAGTCACTGGGTTGTAAAAGAGCATCCAGCCGCGATGCACTGATTGAGCTATTCGACGCCAAGTTTTCCGAAGCTTTGAAGACCGTCGGGAAGCATTTCGACTTCGTCGAACTGTATAACGAACGGGATAAGTTCAAAGAAGAGATTCTGAAGATCATCGGGACCGACCTGAACGGCTACGTACTGGACGACTGTGCCATTGATTACCTGGAGCAGACGCCTCTGGAAAAATTAAGTCCGACTAACATTCTCGACGCAGAGGGGATCAAGAAGATCACTGACCTGACGGCACGCGAGCATGTACTGTCGAACCATATTACTCGGGAAAAAGAGAAGACAATCAAGAAACAGGATGTGGAAGCCCAGGAAACCATTCTGGAACTGGAACGTCAGCGTGTCGAAGCAGTCGAAAAACAGACCCGGGAGATCGCTTCATTAACGGCTCGTGAACATGCAGAAGCACGACGAGTGGAACACGAAGAACGTCTGAAAGCAGAAACGGCCCGCATTCGTACCGATGAAGAGCTGGCCATCGCGGAAGAGAATAAGCTGCGTCAGGTGATTGTTGCCGAAAAGAGCAAACAGCGCACCGAGGCTGTGGAAAAAGAACGGGTCGAAAAAGATCGACTGTTGGAAGTCACCGAGCGTTCCCGCGTTGTCGGCCTGGCTGAAATCGACAAAGATAAAGCCATTGAAGTTGAAAAACGCAATATCCAGGAAGTGATTCGCGAACGTGTGATCGTAGAACGGGCCGTCGTTGAAGAGGAAGAACGGATCAAGGATACTCACGAATTTGCGACTGCAGATCGTCTGAAGCAAGTCACTGTCACCAAGGCGGAGATGGAAGCCCAGGAAAATCTGGTCAAAGAAGTCAAAGCTGCAGAAGCTAAGAAGTCGTCCGCCGAACTGCTGGCCGAAAAAATTGTGATTGAGGCCGAGGCAGACAAAACCGCGACGGAAAAGAAATCGGATGCCATTAAAGTCATGGCAGAAGCCAAGACGGCCGATGGTGCTGCAATCGGTTTGGCGGATGCCCAGGTGATGATTGCCAAGGCGACTGCGACCGAGAAAACAGGTCAGGCCGAAGCCAACGTCATGATCGCCAAAGCCGAAGCCACCGAAAAGACCGGAACGGCAGAAGCCAACGTCATGCAGCTCAAATACAGCTCGGAAGCGACTGGTATTGTAGACAAAGCCAAAGCAATGAAACTCTTTGATGGTGTGGGACGTGATCACGAAGAATTCAAGATTCGACTCAACAAAGACAAGGAAATCGAATTGGCAGCCATCGCTGCTCAGCAGGAAATCGCAGAGGCCCAGGCTGGAATCGTTGGAGAAGCCTTGAAATCAGCTCGCATCGATATTGTGGGTGGCGAAACGACATTCTTCGATAAGATCGTGGATTCAATTAAGAGTGGTAAATCAATCGATCGCTTTGTCCACAACAGTGAAACTCTAACTGACATAAAGAATACATTCTTTAACGGTAACCCCGACTACTTTGAAGATCAGCTCCAGACCTTTATTTCCCGGTTTGGCATGTCTTTCGAAGATGTCAAGAATCTCTCGATTGCCGCCCTGATTTCTCAGATGCTGGTCCAGGCGGAAGGAGAAGAAGATCGGTCGACTCTGAATCGTCTGCTCGCGACCGTGAAAAACCTCGGGATTGCAGATAAAAAAGTGTCTTCCTTCCTGAAGGC
- a CDS encoding enoyl-ACP reductase FabI, with amino-acid sequence MGLFEGKKGLVLGIANDHSIAWAITEKLYDEGAEIAFTHLPDKDPERPRMERRLRKLVEPKGAKIMIPCDVTKDEDLDKVFETVKAEYGEIDFVLHSIAYAPMDDLKGPVYNVSRDGFKLSMEISVYSLLAVANRAKDILKPGGSILTLSYLGGEKVIPGYNVMGICKSALENSVMYLANELGPQGIRVNSLSAGPLKTLSSSAVGEFDLMMKLYQTMSPLRKNITPDDVGKAGMYLLSDLSSGVSGENHHVDSGYHVMAAPPIELQQEQAQS; translated from the coding sequence ATGGGTCTTTTTGAAGGCAAAAAAGGTCTGGTTTTGGGCATCGCAAATGACCATTCAATTGCATGGGCCATCACCGAAAAACTTTATGACGAAGGCGCTGAAATTGCTTTCACTCACCTTCCCGATAAAGATCCCGAGCGTCCCCGCATGGAGCGTCGCCTGCGAAAACTGGTCGAGCCCAAGGGCGCCAAAATCATGATTCCCTGTGATGTAACGAAAGACGAAGACCTGGATAAGGTTTTTGAAACCGTTAAAGCGGAATATGGGGAAATCGATTTCGTGTTGCACTCGATCGCCTATGCCCCGATGGATGACCTGAAAGGCCCCGTTTATAATGTGAGCCGTGATGGTTTCAAGCTCTCCATGGAAATCAGCGTCTACAGTCTGCTGGCGGTCGCCAATCGCGCCAAAGATATTTTGAAGCCAGGTGGCAGCATTCTGACGTTAAGTTATCTCGGCGGAGAAAAAGTAATTCCCGGTTACAATGTAATGGGAATCTGCAAGTCGGCTCTGGAGAACTCGGTGATGTATCTGGCGAACGAACTGGGACCACAGGGCATTCGCGTCAATAGCCTGAGTGCTGGACCGTTGAAGACACTCAGTTCCTCGGCTGTCGGTGAATTCGATCTGATGATGAAACTATATCAGACGATGTCGCCACTTCGCAAAAATATCACACCGGACGATGTCGGCAAAGCAGGTATGTACCTGCTCAGTGATCTGTCCAGCGGTGTCTCCGGTGAAAATCATCACGTGGATTCCGGCTATCATGTTATGGCGGCTCCGCCGATTGAGCTCCAGCAGGAGCAGGCTCAGTCTTAA
- a CDS encoding sigma-70 family RNA polymerase sigma factor encodes MHRFDANLNSLFQEAEKQGFLTFQQVHTFLPDEGGDPALIEYIVVGLEERGLDLIDDPNADIDDEEVATVDKSTNTHSDVAQGSDEDSDDASSSIVEPETSLSSRDPIRMYLSQMGNIPLLSRSREIFLAKKIEITRKRFRRTVLESDFALKIAIDTLEKVFAGELPFERTLRTSDTEDATKDQIMGRMPFNITTLKALLQKNFDDFELVQSGELGKVEQREVQKRMMIRRQKMATLCEELCLRTQRLQPVLKRIHQIAGRMREVQEQLDDYKQLRHKATDHRLLERELSELTIMVVETSEDFQTRSREIKRRFDDWTEAKQQLSGGNLRLVVSIAKKYRNRGLSFLDLIQEGNAGLMRGVEKYEYRRGYKFSTYATWWIRQAITRAVADHARTIRIPVHMFQSISTLKARSEQIRQETGREPTMEELADSVGLGVEETERIMKTWKHPISLDTPVGESEDSSFGDFLEDGHESSPADAAMREMLKDKIEHVLKSLTYREREIIRLRYGLGDGYSYTLEETGRIFKVTRERIRQIESKALRKLQHQTRSAHLRGFVDAIFPNKEDEENEGEEGVQSDQESSTMVGALE; translated from the coding sequence GTGCACCGTTTCGATGCAAATCTGAACTCACTATTTCAGGAAGCGGAAAAACAAGGTTTTTTAACATTTCAACAGGTTCATACGTTCCTCCCAGACGAAGGAGGCGATCCCGCGCTGATTGAATATATTGTCGTGGGACTGGAAGAGCGGGGCCTTGATCTCATTGATGATCCGAATGCGGATATTGATGATGAGGAAGTAGCCACCGTCGATAAATCAACCAACACCCATTCAGATGTGGCACAAGGGAGCGATGAAGATTCAGATGATGCTTCTTCTTCCATTGTGGAACCGGAAACCTCACTCTCATCACGTGATCCCATTCGCATGTATCTGAGCCAGATGGGTAATATTCCACTATTGAGTCGCTCGCGCGAAATCTTTCTGGCCAAGAAAATTGAAATCACTCGTAAGCGATTTCGGCGCACTGTTCTGGAGTCTGATTTCGCACTCAAGATTGCCATCGACACTCTGGAAAAAGTGTTTGCTGGCGAGCTTCCTTTTGAGCGGACCTTACGGACCTCTGATACGGAAGATGCGACCAAAGACCAGATTATGGGACGGATGCCTTTTAACATCACGACCTTAAAGGCGCTCCTCCAGAAAAACTTTGATGATTTTGAACTCGTTCAGTCAGGTGAACTCGGTAAAGTTGAACAGCGTGAAGTTCAAAAACGGATGATGATTCGTCGTCAGAAAATGGCAACCCTCTGTGAAGAACTCTGTCTGCGTACGCAACGTCTGCAACCCGTACTGAAGCGTATTCATCAGATCGCCGGTCGGATGCGGGAAGTTCAGGAACAGCTTGATGATTATAAGCAACTGCGTCACAAGGCCACCGATCACCGCCTGCTGGAACGCGAGTTGTCTGAGTTGACCATCATGGTGGTTGAAACTTCTGAAGACTTTCAGACACGTTCACGAGAAATCAAACGTCGTTTTGATGACTGGACCGAAGCCAAGCAGCAGCTTTCTGGCGGAAACCTGCGGCTGGTCGTCTCGATTGCTAAAAAATACAGAAATCGTGGCTTAAGCTTTCTGGACCTGATTCAGGAAGGAAATGCCGGCCTGATGCGTGGTGTGGAAAAATATGAATATCGCCGCGGTTATAAGTTTTCGACTTATGCTACCTGGTGGATTCGTCAGGCCATTACCCGCGCTGTCGCCGACCATGCCCGCACCATCCGTATTCCCGTGCACATGTTCCAGAGCATTTCCACTCTGAAAGCACGCAGCGAACAGATTCGTCAGGAAACCGGTCGTGAACCCACCATGGAAGAACTGGCAGATTCTGTCGGTCTGGGTGTGGAAGAGACCGAACGGATCATGAAGACCTGGAAACATCCCATCAGCCTGGATACGCCGGTTGGCGAAAGTGAAGACAGCAGCTTCGGTGATTTCCTGGAAGATGGACATGAATCCTCTCCCGCAGATGCAGCGATGCGTGAAATGCTGAAAGACAAAATTGAGCATGTTCTCAAGAGCCTGACGTATCGCGAGCGTGAAATTATCCGTCTGCGATATGGCTTAGGTGATGGCTACAGTTATACATTGGAAGAAACTGGTCGTATCTTCAAAGTAACCCGCGAGCGAATTCGTCAGATTGAATCCAAGGCTTTGCGAAAATTACAGCACCAGACCCGCAGTGCACACCTGCGAGGTTTCGTCGATGCTATCTTCCCGAATAAGGAAGATGAGGAAAACGAAGGTGAAGAGGGCGTGCAGTCAGATCAGGAGTCTTCCACCATGGTGGGGGCGCTGGAGTAG
- a CDS encoding citrate synthase: MSAEDVEKTSSEAVKGLKGIIAADSSICLVNGTIGKLLYRGYNIDDLAENATFEEVSFLLLNGELPTATQLAAYQAELKEYRSIPAELIETLKRLPVSAPPMALLRSITSLAGVYDPNAEIETFENRLQISIKLISQIPTIVAAIHRIRQGLEPVDPDPELCHSGNFMYMINGEKPSEDATRAMDLILTLHAEHGLNASTFTGRVIIATLPDIYSAITGAIGALKGKLHGGANTEVLKTLFEIGSVENVAPYVKKVREAKGKFMGFGHAVYQVEDPRAKHLKELSRRLGEETGEPKWYEMSIEMEKLVYEEIKRNCNVDFYSASLQHYMGIPGDLFTCIFAASRIAGWCAHILEQLDGNKIIRPKANYIGYEERPVIPVSER, encoded by the coding sequence ATGAGCGCAGAAGACGTAGAGAAAACATCGAGCGAAGCTGTCAAAGGGTTAAAAGGGATTATTGCAGCTGACAGTTCTATCTGTTTAGTAAATGGAACCATTGGAAAGCTGCTGTATCGTGGATATAACATCGACGATCTGGCAGAGAATGCGACTTTTGAGGAAGTTTCTTTTCTGTTATTAAATGGAGAACTTCCTACCGCCACTCAACTCGCAGCCTATCAGGCTGAGCTTAAAGAGTACCGCAGCATTCCCGCGGAACTGATTGAGACCCTGAAAAGGCTCCCCGTTTCAGCACCGCCGATGGCACTGCTGAGATCGATCACATCACTGGCAGGTGTCTATGACCCCAACGCGGAAATTGAGACGTTTGAGAATCGACTGCAGATCTCGATCAAACTGATTTCCCAGATTCCGACCATCGTGGCGGCTATTCACCGCATTCGCCAGGGACTCGAGCCCGTTGATCCCGATCCCGAACTGTGCCATTCCGGCAACTTCATGTATATGATCAATGGCGAGAAACCAAGTGAAGATGCAACCCGTGCCATGGATCTCATCCTCACACTACATGCAGAACACGGATTGAACGCCAGTACGTTTACCGGTCGTGTCATCATCGCGACTCTGCCTGATATTTATTCCGCCATCACAGGTGCCATCGGCGCACTGAAGGGGAAACTGCATGGGGGAGCGAACACAGAAGTCCTGAAAACACTCTTCGAAATCGGTTCGGTCGAAAATGTAGCACCCTACGTGAAAAAAGTCCGCGAGGCCAAGGGCAAATTTATGGGCTTCGGACATGCCGTTTATCAGGTGGAAGATCCACGTGCAAAGCACTTGAAAGAACTTTCACGGCGACTGGGAGAGGAGACCGGCGAACCCAAGTGGTATGAGATGTCCATTGAGATGGAAAAACTCGTCTACGAAGAAATCAAGCGAAACTGCAATGTCGACTTTTACTCAGCCAGTCTCCAGCATTATATGGGGATCCCGGGTGACCTGTTTACCTGCATTTTTGCGGCCAGTCGCATCGCTGGCTGGTGTGCTCATATCCTGGAACAATTGGATGGGAATAAAATCATCCGTCCCAAAGCCAACTATATCGGCTATGAAGAACGCCCTGTCATTCCGGTAAGCGAACGTTAA